From Carya illinoinensis cultivar Pawnee chromosome 5, C.illinoinensisPawnee_v1, whole genome shotgun sequence, one genomic window encodes:
- the LOC122311387 gene encoding metal-nicotianamine transporter YSL3-like isoform X2 — MQEKELNEIGNSEREDIEQIQEEPEDLKRVTPWKRQITIRGLLASLVIGIIYSVIVMKLNLTTGLVPNLNVSAALLAFVFIRTWTALLEKAGIVSIPFTRQENTIIQTCAVACYSIAVGGGFGSYLLGLNTKTYEQAGVDTEGNTPGSTKEPGIGWMTGFLFVSSFVGLLALVPIRKIMIIDYKLTYPSGTATAILINGFHTPKGDEMAKKQVRGFTKFFSFSFVWAFFQWFYSGGEQCGFAQFPTFGLEARKNSFYFDFSMTYIGAGMICSHLVNLSVLLGAVLSWGVMWPLIRGLKGDWYPETLSESSMKSLNGYKVFISISLILGDGLYNFLKILYFTATNIHAEVNKKKLKSSPDNQNQPLDDLRRNEVFIRESIPIWVACTGYILFSIVSIIAIPLMFPELKWYYVVVAYVLAPSLSFCNAYGAGLTDMNMAYNYGKVALFVLAALSGKNNGVVAGLVGCGLIKSIVSISSDLMHDFKTGHLTFTSPRSMLVSQAIGTAIGCVVAPLTFFLFYKAFDVGNPHGEYKAPYAIIYRNMAILGVEGFSALPHHCLQLCYAFFAFAIAANLLRDLNPKGIGKWVPLPMAMAVPFLVGAYFAIDMCMGSLIVFTWHKLNDRQASLMVPAVASGLICGDGLWILPSSILALAKIHPPICMNFFPSR, encoded by the exons ATGCAAGAAAAAGAGTTGAATGAGATCGGGAATTCTGAGAGAGAGGACATCGAGCAGATTCAAGAAGAGCCAGAGGACTTGAAGAGAGTCACACCCTGGAAGAGACAGATAACAATTCGAGGACTTCTAGCTAGCTTAGTTATCGGAATCATTTACAGTGTGATAGTGATGAAGCTTAATCTCACTACTGGGCTAGTCCCCAACCTCAATGTCTCGGCTGCTCTCCTTGCCTTTGTCTTCATCAGGACATGGACTGCACTGCTCGAGAAAGCAGGAATTGTATCAATTCCATTCACTCGACAGGAAAATACCATAATTCAGACTTGTGCAGTGGCATGTTATAGCATTGCTGTTGGAG GTGGTTTTGGGTCTTATCTGTTGGGTTTGAATACAAAGACATATGAACAAGCAGGGGTTGATACCGAGGGGAATACTCCTGGGAGCACCAAGGAGCCTGGGATTGGTTGGATGACTGGTTTCCTTTTTGTAAGCAGCTTTGTTGGGCTGTTGGCATTGGTTCCTATCAGAAAG ATCATGATAATTGACTACAAATTAACTTATCCAAGTGGAACTGCTACTGCAATTCTCATCAACGGGTTCCATACTCCAAAAGGAGACGAGATGGCGAA GAAGCAAGTTCGTGGGTTCACAAAGTTCTTTTCATTTAGTTTTGTATGGGCTTTCTTTCAATGGTTCTATTCTGGTGGAGAGCAATGCGGATTTGCTCAGTTTCCTACATTTGGATTGGAAGCTCGGAAGAACTC ATTTTACTTCGATTTCAGTATGACCTATATTGGAGCGGGAATGATCTGTTCCCATCTCGTGAACTTGTCTGTACTTCTTGGTGCCGTGCTCTCTTGGGGAGTAATGTGGCCACTGATAAGGGGGCTAAAAGGGGATTGGTACCCTGAAACTTTATCGGAAAGCAGTATGAAGAGTCTTAATGGTTACAAG GTTTTTATTTCCATTTCCCTGATCCTGGGAGATGGgctttacaattttctcaagatACTATACTTCACTGCCACAAATATCCATGCAGAAGTGAACAAGAAGAAACTTAAATCAT CTCCGGATAACCAGAATCAGCCTCTTGATGATCTGCGACGAAACGAGGTATTCATAAGAGAGAGCATTCCCATATGGGTGGCATGTACAGGGTACATACTCTTCTCCATTGTATCCATCATTGCGATTCCACTCATGTTCCCTGAGTTGAAGTGGTATTACGTAGTTGTTGCCTATGTTCTTGCACCCTCTCTTAGCTTCTGCAATGCTTATGGTGCGGGTTTAACTGACATGAACATGGCGTACAATTATGGCAAAGTGGCTCTTTTTGTGCTTGCTGCCTTGAGTGGAAAAAACAATGGCGTGGTTGCAGGACTTGTTGGCTGTGGTTTAATTAAATCCATAGTTTCCATCTCTTCTGATTTGATGCACGATTTCAAGACTGGTCATCTCACTTTCACTTCCCCTCGATCAATGCTTGTAAGCCAGGCTATTGGGACAGCAATAGGCTGTGTGGTAGCTCCTCTCACTTTCTTTCTATTCTACAAGGCTTTTGATGTTGGGAACCCACATGGAGAATACAAAGCCCCTTATGCCATCATTTACCGGAACATGGCAATTCTAGGTGTTGAAGGCTTCTCTGCCCTACCCCATCATTGCTTGCAACTCTGCTATGCGTTTTTTGCCTTTGCCATAGCAGCCAACTTGCTGAGAGATCTTAACCCCAAGGGTATTGGGAAATGGGTTCCTCTTCCAATGGCCATGGCTGTGCCTTTCCTTGTTGGTGCTTACTTTGCAATTGATATGTGTATGGGGAGTTTGATTGTGTTTACATGGCACAAGCTAAATGACAGGCAGGCCAGTTTGATGGTTCCTGCAGTTGCCTCTGGTTTGATATGTGGAGATGGATTATGGATTCTCCCTTCATCAATCCTTGCTTTGGCCAAGATACATCCTCCCATCTGCATGAACTTCTTTCCATCCAGGTAA
- the LOC122311387 gene encoding metal-nicotianamine transporter YSL3-like isoform X1 → MQEKELNEIGNSEREDIEQIQEEPEDLKRVTPWKRQITIRGLLASLVIGIIYSVIVMKLNLTTGLVPNLNVSAALLAFVFIRTWTALLEKAGIVSIPFTRQENTIIQTCAVACYSIAVGGGFGSYLLGLNTKTYEQAGVDTEGNTPGSTKEPGIGWMTGFLFVSSFVGLLALVPIRKIMIIDYKLTYPSGTATAILINGFHTPKGDEMAKKQVRGFTKFFSFSFVWAFFQWFYSGGEQCGFAQFPTFGLEARKNSFYFDFSMTYIGAGMICSHLVNLSVLLGAVLSWGVMWPLIRGLKGDWYPETLSESSMKSLNGYKVFISISLILGDGLYNFLKILYFTATNIHAEVNKKKLKSSAPDNQNQPLDDLRRNEVFIRESIPIWVACTGYILFSIVSIIAIPLMFPELKWYYVVVAYVLAPSLSFCNAYGAGLTDMNMAYNYGKVALFVLAALSGKNNGVVAGLVGCGLIKSIVSISSDLMHDFKTGHLTFTSPRSMLVSQAIGTAIGCVVAPLTFFLFYKAFDVGNPHGEYKAPYAIIYRNMAILGVEGFSALPHHCLQLCYAFFAFAIAANLLRDLNPKGIGKWVPLPMAMAVPFLVGAYFAIDMCMGSLIVFTWHKLNDRQASLMVPAVASGLICGDGLWILPSSILALAKIHPPICMNFFPSR, encoded by the exons ATGCAAGAAAAAGAGTTGAATGAGATCGGGAATTCTGAGAGAGAGGACATCGAGCAGATTCAAGAAGAGCCAGAGGACTTGAAGAGAGTCACACCCTGGAAGAGACAGATAACAATTCGAGGACTTCTAGCTAGCTTAGTTATCGGAATCATTTACAGTGTGATAGTGATGAAGCTTAATCTCACTACTGGGCTAGTCCCCAACCTCAATGTCTCGGCTGCTCTCCTTGCCTTTGTCTTCATCAGGACATGGACTGCACTGCTCGAGAAAGCAGGAATTGTATCAATTCCATTCACTCGACAGGAAAATACCATAATTCAGACTTGTGCAGTGGCATGTTATAGCATTGCTGTTGGAG GTGGTTTTGGGTCTTATCTGTTGGGTTTGAATACAAAGACATATGAACAAGCAGGGGTTGATACCGAGGGGAATACTCCTGGGAGCACCAAGGAGCCTGGGATTGGTTGGATGACTGGTTTCCTTTTTGTAAGCAGCTTTGTTGGGCTGTTGGCATTGGTTCCTATCAGAAAG ATCATGATAATTGACTACAAATTAACTTATCCAAGTGGAACTGCTACTGCAATTCTCATCAACGGGTTCCATACTCCAAAAGGAGACGAGATGGCGAA GAAGCAAGTTCGTGGGTTCACAAAGTTCTTTTCATTTAGTTTTGTATGGGCTTTCTTTCAATGGTTCTATTCTGGTGGAGAGCAATGCGGATTTGCTCAGTTTCCTACATTTGGATTGGAAGCTCGGAAGAACTC ATTTTACTTCGATTTCAGTATGACCTATATTGGAGCGGGAATGATCTGTTCCCATCTCGTGAACTTGTCTGTACTTCTTGGTGCCGTGCTCTCTTGGGGAGTAATGTGGCCACTGATAAGGGGGCTAAAAGGGGATTGGTACCCTGAAACTTTATCGGAAAGCAGTATGAAGAGTCTTAATGGTTACAAG GTTTTTATTTCCATTTCCCTGATCCTGGGAGATGGgctttacaattttctcaagatACTATACTTCACTGCCACAAATATCCATGCAGAAGTGAACAAGAAGAAACTTAAATCAT CAGCTCCGGATAACCAGAATCAGCCTCTTGATGATCTGCGACGAAACGAGGTATTCATAAGAGAGAGCATTCCCATATGGGTGGCATGTACAGGGTACATACTCTTCTCCATTGTATCCATCATTGCGATTCCACTCATGTTCCCTGAGTTGAAGTGGTATTACGTAGTTGTTGCCTATGTTCTTGCACCCTCTCTTAGCTTCTGCAATGCTTATGGTGCGGGTTTAACTGACATGAACATGGCGTACAATTATGGCAAAGTGGCTCTTTTTGTGCTTGCTGCCTTGAGTGGAAAAAACAATGGCGTGGTTGCAGGACTTGTTGGCTGTGGTTTAATTAAATCCATAGTTTCCATCTCTTCTGATTTGATGCACGATTTCAAGACTGGTCATCTCACTTTCACTTCCCCTCGATCAATGCTTGTAAGCCAGGCTATTGGGACAGCAATAGGCTGTGTGGTAGCTCCTCTCACTTTCTTTCTATTCTACAAGGCTTTTGATGTTGGGAACCCACATGGAGAATACAAAGCCCCTTATGCCATCATTTACCGGAACATGGCAATTCTAGGTGTTGAAGGCTTCTCTGCCCTACCCCATCATTGCTTGCAACTCTGCTATGCGTTTTTTGCCTTTGCCATAGCAGCCAACTTGCTGAGAGATCTTAACCCCAAGGGTATTGGGAAATGGGTTCCTCTTCCAATGGCCATGGCTGTGCCTTTCCTTGTTGGTGCTTACTTTGCAATTGATATGTGTATGGGGAGTTTGATTGTGTTTACATGGCACAAGCTAAATGACAGGCAGGCCAGTTTGATGGTTCCTGCAGTTGCCTCTGGTTTGATATGTGGAGATGGATTATGGATTCTCCCTTCATCAATCCTTGCTTTGGCCAAGATACATCCTCCCATCTGCATGAACTTCTTTCCATCCAGGTAA